In Microbacterium pumilum, the following proteins share a genomic window:
- the cofD gene encoding 2-phospho-L-lactate transferase produces the protein MPTPRIVVLAGGVGGSRFVRGARAALRGRGVTTTEDALTVVVNTGDDLWLSGVRLQPDVDSIVYALAGVNDAGRGWGREGDSERVNHELQEWGAGWPWFTLGDLDLGTHLARTGWLREGLTPTRVIERMSRRWPLGARLLPMTDDEVDTIVVLRDGSRIHFQEWWTRHRAALDPARFENPGIEAAAAAPGVADAITGADVVLIAPSNPVVSIGPILDVPGVREALSATSARVIGVSPIIGGRVVRGMADVCLSAIGVETSASAVAAHYGARAQGGLLDAWLVAEEDADSASVIEGRGIRTLVAPLWMKDEAHSAALAEAALSAAGV, from the coding sequence ATGCCGACCCCTCGTATCGTCGTCCTCGCCGGCGGGGTCGGCGGATCCCGCTTTGTGCGCGGGGCACGTGCCGCTCTGCGGGGGCGCGGTGTCACGACCACCGAGGATGCGCTCACCGTCGTGGTGAACACGGGCGATGACCTGTGGCTGTCGGGGGTGCGACTTCAGCCCGACGTCGACTCGATCGTGTACGCCCTTGCCGGGGTCAACGACGCCGGGCGGGGCTGGGGCCGCGAGGGCGACAGTGAGCGCGTGAATCACGAGCTGCAGGAGTGGGGCGCGGGCTGGCCGTGGTTCACCCTCGGCGACCTCGACCTCGGAACCCATCTCGCCCGAACCGGATGGCTGCGCGAGGGGCTGACACCTACGCGGGTCATCGAGCGGATGTCGCGCCGCTGGCCCCTCGGCGCGCGGCTGCTTCCGATGACCGACGACGAGGTCGACACGATCGTGGTGCTGCGCGACGGCTCGCGCATCCACTTCCAGGAGTGGTGGACCCGCCATCGCGCAGCCCTCGATCCCGCGCGATTCGAGAATCCGGGCATTGAGGCCGCCGCCGCGGCACCCGGTGTCGCCGACGCGATCACCGGAGCCGACGTCGTGCTCATCGCACCGTCCAACCCCGTTGTCTCGATCGGCCCGATCCTCGACGTGCCGGGTGTCCGGGAGGCGCTGTCTGCGACATCCGCGCGTGTCATCGGCGTGTCCCCGATCATCGGCGGGCGCGTGGTTCGCGGGATGGCGGATGTCTGCCTCTCCGCCATCGGCGTGGAGACCTCGGCGTCGGCGGTCGCAGCCCACTACGGCGCGCGCGCGCAGGGCGGTCTGCTCGACGCCTGGCTCGTCGCCGAAGAAGACGCGGATTCGGCGTCCGTGATCGAGGGGCGCGGCATCCGGACTCTGGTCGCACCGCTGTGGATGAAGGACGAGGCGCACTCCGCGGCCCTCGCTGAGGCGGCGCTGTCGGCAGCGGGCGTCTGA
- a CDS encoding uroporphyrinogen-III synthase, whose amino-acid sequence MNPAPQHTITKPLAGWRVLVPRGGPWGDSVAATLRREGAVPVIAPLINFAPTNDQPTLEQALADLESGAFDWLTVTSATTVDVLYAYRANIPSSTRVAAVGETTAAALVAAGYRVDLVPERDNSAAGMAEQMIALEPEARDILTLRSEIAKPVLTRMLSEAGHRVRSVVAYRTVGVPVTDRIAEDVRSGRINAILVTSGSVAEQVSAQFPDVPPETLIAAIGPRTAKDARRTGLSVDVIADQQTVDALIDAVAKFALPHAADEFAP is encoded by the coding sequence ATGAACCCAGCCCCACAGCACACGATCACCAAACCGCTCGCCGGATGGCGGGTCCTGGTGCCCCGTGGTGGACCGTGGGGGGACTCCGTTGCCGCAACACTGCGCCGTGAGGGTGCCGTGCCGGTCATCGCACCGCTCATCAACTTCGCGCCGACGAATGACCAGCCCACGCTCGAGCAGGCGCTTGCGGATCTCGAGTCCGGCGCCTTCGACTGGCTCACCGTGACCAGCGCCACGACCGTCGATGTGCTCTACGCCTACCGTGCGAACATCCCCTCCTCGACCAGAGTGGCCGCGGTCGGCGAGACCACAGCAGCGGCGTTGGTCGCAGCCGGCTATCGCGTCGACCTCGTGCCCGAGCGTGACAACTCCGCGGCGGGGATGGCGGAGCAGATGATCGCTCTCGAACCCGAGGCTCGCGACATCCTGACCCTTCGCAGCGAGATCGCGAAGCCGGTGCTCACTCGGATGCTGTCGGAAGCGGGTCACCGCGTCAGAAGCGTCGTCGCGTACCGGACGGTCGGCGTTCCGGTGACCGATCGCATCGCTGAGGATGTCCGGTCGGGGCGCATCAACGCGATCCTCGTCACGAGCGGATCGGTCGCCGAGCAGGTGAGCGCACAGTTCCCCGATGTGCCGCCGGAGACCCTCATCGCCGCCATCGGTCCCCGCACCGCGAAGGACGCCAGGCGAACCGGACTGTCGGTCGACGTGATCGCCGATCAGCAGACGGTCGATGCGCTGATCGATGCGGTCGCCAAGTTCGCCCTGCCCCACGCCGCGGACGAGTTCGCACCCTAG
- a CDS encoding phage holin family protein translates to MTTPRGFRDRADDSLLTLLGDVPELVRNLVIAEVEAAKAWLAKTAKNAGVGTGWIIGALFVLFWSIPVLGTFVIAGLSSWWPVWLSALVVFVVMILITAVLGLLGYLQFRKLARAQNPVQSIVQDVKEVRDEL, encoded by the coding sequence ATGACCACGCCACGTGGCTTCCGCGACCGCGCCGACGACAGCCTTCTCACGCTGCTCGGCGACGTTCCGGAACTGGTCCGCAACCTCGTCATCGCGGAGGTCGAAGCCGCCAAGGCGTGGCTTGCCAAGACCGCCAAGAACGCCGGTGTCGGCACCGGATGGATCATCGGTGCACTGTTCGTGCTGTTCTGGTCGATTCCCGTGCTCGGGACGTTCGTCATCGCCGGGCTCTCGTCGTGGTGGCCGGTGTGGCTGTCGGCGCTGGTCGTGTTCGTCGTCATGATCCTGATAACCGCGGTGCTCGGACTGCTCGGCTACCTGCAGTTCCGCAAGCTTGCGCGAGCCCAGAACCCGGTGCAATCGATCGTGCAAGACGTGAAAGAGGTCCGCGATGAGCTCTGA
- the hemG gene encoding protoporphyrinogen oxidase — protein sequence MADDPLPFDELVAHARETRVVVVGGGIGGLVAALECAKIGMQVTVFEASDRLGGLVRSADVAGLTLDVGAESYATRGGHVRRLVEELGLADEIVAPLPGGAWLAGLPGAAPLPKGGVLGIPENPFTDDVRAIIGWRGAWRAYADRLRPVLTIGEERSLGRLVRRRMGDRVLDRLVAPVTSGVYSADPDDIDVELAAPGLNAALTNAGSLSGAVAALARSRAEAPGSAVEGISGGMSRLVDALGARLVELGADIQVETPVEAIVPTAEPGVKPGWTVRTAEGDLNAEQVIVACSESAARALLAGLIGPADSDRVAPRVHVVTLVVDAPDLDGAPRGTGVLTVPGSHRAKALTHSSAKWPWLGEAAAVGHPHRHVVRVSFGTQSEAPATDGLGRDDATTLALAEASALLGVRLDATHLVGSDIARYEQTLPGAAIGQREAAAAVRATLSKVPGIVAVGAWLSGTGLAQVVPDARAQSEVLRRATLFGSAPASE from the coding sequence ATGGCTGATGACCCGTTACCGTTCGACGAGCTCGTCGCGCACGCTCGAGAGACGCGAGTGGTCGTCGTCGGCGGCGGCATCGGGGGGCTCGTGGCTGCTTTGGAGTGCGCGAAGATCGGCATGCAGGTCACGGTGTTCGAGGCATCCGATCGGCTCGGCGGGCTCGTCCGGTCAGCGGATGTCGCGGGCCTGACGCTGGATGTCGGGGCCGAGAGCTACGCCACCCGAGGCGGTCACGTCCGGCGGCTCGTCGAGGAACTCGGCCTCGCCGACGAGATCGTGGCTCCGCTGCCCGGCGGGGCGTGGTTGGCCGGTCTACCCGGAGCCGCGCCGCTGCCGAAGGGCGGCGTGCTCGGAATTCCCGAGAACCCGTTCACGGATGACGTGCGCGCGATCATCGGCTGGAGGGGCGCCTGGCGTGCGTACGCCGATCGACTCCGCCCGGTGCTCACGATCGGCGAGGAGCGCAGTCTCGGCCGACTCGTGCGCCGCCGCATGGGCGACCGGGTGCTCGACCGCCTGGTCGCACCGGTCACCTCGGGCGTGTACTCCGCCGACCCCGACGACATCGACGTCGAGCTGGCGGCGCCCGGGCTGAACGCCGCACTGACGAACGCCGGGTCGCTCTCCGGGGCTGTCGCTGCGCTCGCCCGCTCACGCGCCGAGGCGCCCGGAAGCGCGGTCGAGGGCATCAGCGGCGGGATGTCGCGCCTCGTCGATGCGCTGGGAGCGCGGCTCGTCGAGCTCGGTGCCGATATCCAGGTCGAGACGCCGGTCGAGGCGATCGTTCCCACCGCAGAGCCCGGGGTGAAGCCCGGGTGGACGGTTCGCACGGCCGAGGGCGACCTGAACGCGGAGCAGGTGATCGTGGCGTGCTCGGAGTCGGCCGCGCGTGCGCTGCTGGCCGGGCTCATCGGGCCGGCGGATTCCGACCGTGTCGCTCCCCGCGTCCACGTCGTCACGCTCGTGGTCGACGCCCCCGACCTTGATGGCGCACCGCGCGGCACGGGCGTGCTCACCGTGCCGGGCAGTCATCGGGCGAAGGCACTCACGCACTCGAGCGCGAAATGGCCCTGGCTCGGCGAGGCGGCCGCCGTGGGACATCCGCATCGCCACGTGGTCCGCGTCTCGTTCGGCACCCAGTCCGAGGCGCCGGCAACCGATGGCCTCGGCCGCGACGATGCGACGACTCTGGCACTGGCTGAGGCATCGGCGCTGCTTGGCGTCCGGCTGGACGCGACCCACCTGGTCGGCAGCGATATCGCACGCTACGAGCAGACTCTGCCCGGTGCGGCCATCGGACAGCGGGAGGCCGCGGCCGCCGTCCGCGCCACGCTCTCGAAGGTGCCGGGGATCGTCGCGGTCGGTGCCTGGTTGAGTGGAACCGGCCTCGCCCAGGTCGTGCCAGACGCCCGCGCCCAGTCCGAGGTCCTTCGTCGTGCGACGCTGTTCGGATCGGCTCCCGCCTCGGAGTGA
- a CDS encoding HhH-GPD-type base excision DNA repair protein, translated as MTLHITGDEAADRLLTENPLALLIGMLLDQQVAMETAFAGPRKIQERIGSVDAATIAGYDPEAFVDVFRTTPAVHRFPGSMAARVQALCAEVEQEWGGDAAAIWTRGDPSGTEVLRRLKGLPGFGEQKAKIFLALLGKQTGFDGDGWREASGSYGDADCYRSVADITSADSLAKVREHKRAMKVAAKGA; from the coding sequence ATGACGCTCCACATCACCGGCGACGAGGCTGCCGACCGTCTGCTCACCGAGAACCCCCTCGCGCTGCTCATCGGCATGCTGCTCGATCAGCAGGTCGCCATGGAGACCGCCTTCGCGGGCCCGCGGAAGATCCAGGAGCGCATCGGATCGGTGGATGCCGCCACCATCGCCGGCTACGACCCCGAAGCCTTCGTCGATGTCTTCCGGACCACTCCCGCCGTCCACCGCTTTCCCGGGTCGATGGCAGCGCGGGTGCAGGCGCTGTGTGCCGAGGTCGAGCAGGAGTGGGGTGGGGATGCCGCGGCGATCTGGACGCGCGGCGATCCGTCCGGCACCGAGGTGCTGCGACGCCTCAAGGGCCTCCCTGGCTTCGGCGAGCAGAAAGCGAAGATCTTCCTCGCGCTGCTCGGCAAGCAGACCGGGTTCGACGGAGACGGATGGCGCGAGGCATCCGGAAGCTATGGCGATGCGGACTGCTACCGGTCCGTCGCCGACATCACGTCTGCGGACTCCCTGGCCAAGGTGCGCGAGCACAAACGCGCGATGAAGGTCGCCGCGAAGGGGGCGTGA
- a CDS encoding DUF1801 domain-containing protein: protein MEPTGGDVGAFIAGVTPAKRRRDADTLVALMERVTGEEPVLWGSIIGFGRYHYRYESGREGDAGAAGFAPRKAATVIYLPDGVGAHTDSLGRLGAHTTGVGCLYLKDLESIDLAVLEEIVRSSYSTVTAGTFGQRARDGGSS, encoded by the coding sequence ATGGAACCCACGGGCGGCGACGTCGGCGCCTTCATCGCGGGAGTGACGCCGGCGAAGCGACGACGGGATGCCGACACGCTCGTCGCACTCATGGAGCGCGTGACCGGCGAGGAGCCCGTGCTGTGGGGCTCGATCATCGGCTTCGGGCGGTACCACTACCGCTACGAGTCCGGCCGCGAGGGTGACGCCGGGGCCGCCGGCTTCGCGCCGCGCAAGGCTGCGACTGTGATCTACCTGCCCGACGGAGTGGGCGCGCACACGGACTCGCTTGGGCGACTCGGCGCACACACGACAGGCGTCGGCTGCCTCTATCTCAAAGACCTGGAGAGCATCGACCTCGCCGTGCTGGAAGAGATCGTGCGCTCGTCCTACAGCACGGTCACGGCGGGCACATTCGGCCAGCGTGCCCGTGACGGCGGGTCGAGCTGA
- the tssD gene encoding type VI secretion system tube protein TssD — MALNGYARLTLNGTALTGDVSVDHVGSVDVQSDHVEVQRLTFGADVARAPGSGQATGRRQYQPIRFVKRIDRSTPLLYRALAQNERVAGDILLFDLNPDDGTLRHFFTVTIANGVVSGISSVLPDTRDTQQSWDAYEEVSLTFASITLTHDPTGTEMQDQFGRFL, encoded by the coding sequence ATGGCACTCAACGGGTACGCGAGGCTGACCCTGAACGGCACGGCGCTGACGGGCGACGTCAGCGTCGATCATGTGGGCTCGGTGGACGTCCAGTCCGACCACGTCGAGGTGCAGCGGCTGACCTTCGGCGCCGACGTCGCCCGCGCCCCGGGCAGCGGGCAGGCGACGGGCAGGCGGCAGTATCAGCCCATCCGATTCGTCAAGCGCATCGATCGCAGCACTCCCCTGCTGTACCGCGCCCTCGCGCAGAACGAGCGCGTCGCAGGCGACATCCTGCTGTTCGATCTGAATCCGGATGACGGCACCCTGCGCCACTTCTTCACCGTGACGATCGCCAACGGGGTGGTCTCGGGCATCTCCAGCGTCCTTCCCGACACACGCGACACGCAGCAGTCCTGGGACGCCTACGAAGAGGTCTCGCTGACATTCGCGAGCATCACCCTGACGCACGACCCCACCGGCACCGAGATGCAGGACCAATTCGGCCGTTTCCTCTAG
- a CDS encoding glycine--tRNA ligase, which translates to MAEQSRLDKVIALARHRGFVFQAGEIYGGSRSAWDYGPLGTELKENIRRQWWQTFVRGRGDMVGLDSSVILPKRVWEASGHVATFTDPLVECLNCHKRFRADNLIEDFEARKGRPTENGLADVPCPNCGVKGQYTEPKAFSGLVKTYLGVVDDESGLHYLRPETAQGIFVNFSNVLTASRKKPPFGIGQVGKAFRNEITPGNFIFRTREFEQMEIEFFTPPAEAEEWFAHWVEACWDWFIDLGIDPANIRRFDVPEDDRAHYSAGTIDIEYKFGFSGKEWGELMGVANRTDYDLSSHTEASGQSLTYFDQASGEKYIPYVIEPSFGLTRAMMAFLVDAYHEEEVPNAKGGTDTRTVLKLDPRLAPVKVAVLPLSRNEKLSPLARQVAADLRGEWNVDFDDAGAIGRRYRRQDEVGTPFCVTVDFDSLEDDAVTVRDRDSMGQERVPIDGLRAYLAERLVGA; encoded by the coding sequence ATGGCCGAGCAGTCCCGCCTCGACAAAGTGATCGCCCTGGCCCGCCACCGCGGGTTCGTCTTCCAGGCGGGCGAGATCTACGGCGGATCCCGCTCGGCGTGGGACTACGGCCCACTGGGCACGGAGCTCAAGGAGAACATCCGCCGCCAGTGGTGGCAGACGTTCGTCCGCGGTCGTGGCGACATGGTCGGTCTCGACTCCTCGGTCATTCTGCCGAAGCGCGTGTGGGAGGCATCCGGCCACGTCGCAACCTTCACGGATCCGCTGGTGGAGTGCCTCAACTGCCACAAGCGCTTCCGCGCCGACAACCTCATCGAGGACTTCGAGGCCCGCAAGGGTCGTCCCACCGAGAACGGGCTCGCGGACGTCCCCTGCCCGAACTGCGGCGTCAAGGGCCAGTACACCGAGCCGAAGGCGTTCTCAGGACTCGTCAAGACCTACCTCGGCGTGGTCGACGACGAATCCGGCCTCCATTACCTGCGACCCGAGACCGCACAGGGCATCTTCGTGAACTTCTCGAACGTGCTGACAGCCTCGCGCAAGAAGCCTCCGTTCGGCATCGGCCAGGTCGGCAAGGCGTTCCGCAACGAGATCACGCCCGGCAACTTCATCTTCCGCACGCGCGAGTTCGAGCAGATGGAGATCGAGTTCTTCACGCCTCCCGCTGAGGCGGAGGAGTGGTTCGCGCACTGGGTCGAGGCGTGCTGGGACTGGTTCATCGACCTCGGCATCGACCCGGCCAATATCCGGCGCTTCGACGTGCCCGAGGACGACCGCGCCCACTACTCCGCGGGCACGATCGACATCGAGTACAAGTTCGGCTTCTCGGGCAAGGAATGGGGCGAGCTCATGGGTGTGGCCAACCGCACCGACTATGACCTGTCCAGCCACACCGAGGCCTCCGGCCAGAGCCTGACGTACTTCGACCAGGCGTCGGGTGAGAAGTACATCCCGTACGTGATCGAGCCCTCGTTCGGACTCACCCGGGCCATGATGGCGTTCCTCGTCGACGCGTACCACGAAGAGGAGGTGCCGAACGCGAAGGGCGGCACCGACACTCGGACGGTGCTGAAGCTCGACCCCCGCCTCGCTCCGGTCAAGGTCGCGGTGCTGCCGCTGTCGCGCAACGAGAAGCTCTCGCCGCTCGCCCGGCAGGTCGCTGCCGACCTGCGCGGCGAGTGGAACGTCGACTTCGACGACGCCGGCGCGATCGGACGTCGATACCGCCGTCAGGATGAGGTCGGCACGCCGTTTTGCGTCACGGTCGACTTCGACTCGCTCGAAGACGACGCCGTCACGGTGCGCGATCGCGACTCGATGGGTCAGGAGCGGGTTCCGATCGACGGGTTGCGCGCCTACCTCGCGGAGCGCCTCGTCGGAGCCTGA